A section of the Pimelobacter simplex genome encodes:
- a CDS encoding ABC transporter permease, producing the protein MATSLMPRTGPRWGGLIVRGFGDNLRRQGTMLLFCIHAVVTIPLALRRYRHEVWRLLAEIAFGKGLLTVAASTVFVSALLSAVIGVQLGLEGMQGLSVVGLSPLSGLVAAVGNTRELAPLITAFGLAAQMGCRFTAQLGAMRISGEIDAMDTMAVSSMEYLVTTRLIAVSIFVVPLYLVTLSGAYLASKVTVQLIAGQGTGTYDHYFYLFLDPGDVVLSVLKVVVLGLMITFIHCFYGYTAQGGPEGVGVASGRAIRASIVTIAVADMLMTLLFWGTSTGVRV; encoded by the coding sequence ATGGCGACGTCCTTGATGCCGCGCACCGGCCCCCGCTGGGGCGGGCTGATCGTGCGCGGGTTCGGCGACAACCTGCGCCGCCAGGGCACGATGCTGCTGTTCTGCATCCACGCGGTCGTGACGATCCCGCTCGCGCTGCGCCGCTACCGCCACGAGGTGTGGCGGCTGCTGGCCGAGATCGCCTTCGGCAAGGGGCTCCTGACCGTCGCGGCGAGCACGGTGTTCGTCTCCGCGCTGCTGTCCGCGGTGATCGGCGTCCAGCTCGGCCTGGAGGGCATGCAGGGCCTGAGCGTGGTCGGTCTCTCGCCGCTCTCGGGCCTGGTCGCCGCGGTCGGCAACACCCGCGAGCTCGCGCCGCTCATCACCGCGTTCGGGCTCGCCGCCCAGATGGGCTGCCGGTTCACCGCCCAGCTCGGCGCGATGCGGATCAGCGGCGAGATCGACGCCATGGACACGATGGCGGTCTCCAGCATGGAGTACCTCGTGACCACCCGGCTGATCGCGGTCAGCATCTTCGTCGTCCCGCTCTACCTGGTCACGCTCTCGGGTGCCTACCTCGCCTCGAAGGTGACGGTGCAGCTCATCGCGGGCCAGGGGACCGGCACGTACGACCACTACTTCTACCTCTTCCTCGATCCCGGGGACGTCGTCCTGTCGGTGCTCAAGGTCGTGGTGCTCGGCCTCATGATCACGTTCATCCACTGCTTCTACGGCTACACCGCGCAGGGTGGGCCCGAGGGCGTCGGCGTCGCGTCGGGGCGCGCGATCCGGGCGAGCATCGTGACGATCGCGGTCGCCGACATGCTGATGACGCTGCTGTTCTGGGGCACCTCGACGGGGGTGCGGGTCTAG
- a CDS encoding MCE family protein: MDIYALYRDPRVLTRLGVVFSVLVLGVAGLVIAQFNGAFSGAPTLRVQLPPASSVVAVDSPVTYRDVRVGTVVKAARTGAGTGDDSVPEVEVRIERHWLDRLPRDVVATVGPISIFGNQYVQLLATHDGGPAGLPDDAVVPAYDAARNPSLQGTFVALNDVLKEVSPARLNAGLSGLATALNGQGDELGRTLVSTNDYLGIMLPLWPTLVENLDELATFAGGLSEITPEFLSLVENVTTTARTVRENADSFRSLVSNGSKLAVTSAHLLESTIDAYADSVDGAVALLAALSQGPDVITRNLRSIDRWAASWAPALADGMPDIRMAALSVRNPADLVLAMTAGGDPDQIVRLLNEAVRPGFADPPTYQGCPQPLCSLSRRSTDRSTP; this comes from the coding sequence ATGGACATCTACGCGCTCTACCGCGACCCGCGCGTCCTGACCCGGCTGGGCGTGGTCTTCAGCGTGCTCGTGCTGGGGGTCGCGGGGCTCGTGATCGCCCAGTTCAACGGGGCATTCTCGGGGGCGCCGACACTGCGGGTGCAGCTCCCGCCGGCCAGCTCGGTGGTCGCGGTCGACAGCCCGGTGACCTATCGCGACGTGCGCGTCGGGACGGTCGTCAAGGCCGCGCGGACCGGCGCGGGCACCGGCGACGACAGCGTTCCCGAGGTCGAGGTCCGGATCGAGCGGCACTGGCTCGACCGCCTGCCGCGGGACGTCGTCGCGACGGTCGGGCCGATCTCCATCTTCGGCAACCAGTACGTCCAGCTGCTCGCCACCCACGACGGCGGGCCTGCCGGGCTGCCCGACGACGCCGTCGTCCCGGCGTACGACGCAGCGCGGAATCCCTCTCTGCAAGGCACTTTCGTCGCCCTCAACGACGTGCTCAAGGAGGTCAGCCCGGCCCGGCTCAATGCCGGTCTCTCCGGCCTGGCCACGGCGCTGAACGGCCAGGGCGACGAGCTCGGCCGGACGCTGGTCTCCACCAACGACTACCTCGGCATCATGCTCCCGCTGTGGCCGACGCTCGTCGAGAACCTCGACGAGCTCGCCACCTTCGCGGGCGGGCTCAGCGAGATCACGCCCGAGTTCCTCTCGCTCGTCGAGAACGTCACGACCACCGCCCGCACGGTGCGCGAGAACGCCGACTCGTTCCGGTCGCTGGTGAGCAACGGCAGCAAACTCGCGGTGACGTCGGCCCACCTGCTGGAGAGCACCATCGACGCGTACGCCGACAGCGTGGACGGCGCGGTCGCGCTGCTCGCCGCGCTCTCGCAGGGCCCCGACGTCATCACCCGGAACCTGCGCAGCATCGACCGCTGGGCCGCGTCCTGGGCGCCCGCGCTGGCCGACGGCATGCCCGACATCCGGATGGCCGCGCTCTCGGTGCGCAACCCGGCGGACCTCGTGCTCGCGATGACCGCGGGCGGCGACCCCGACCAGATCGTCCGGCTCCTCAACGAGGCGGTCCGTCCGGGCTTCGCCGACCCGCCGACGTACCAGGGCTGCCCGCAGCCGCTCTGCTCGCTCAGCCGCCGCTCGACCGACAGGAGCACGCCGTGA
- a CDS encoding MCE family protein encodes MNRVSPVPRLIGIGIGLLLGLYYIGVQIIGWSPVDDDYEVSVDVPRSAGLFEDSDVSYRGVRIGKVTSMEVSPSGVHLRLSLSGDQPVPQRVEARVRMLSALGESYVDLVPTTTVPAGSGEPHLEAGSTIATGTVPTTVSEALASSTALLRSLDPADLDTVQTLMADAFSGLAPELRTLVVGGQRFINAVTDAAPGTRQLIVDGLTVLRTGNATQEQLATIVRSFDVLAQGLADNDADFGQLLVDGGEAADTIEELVRTQTGPFQELLRGTGAIGTALSRNTDAIEVLFGLLPRVGNDLSKVARDGVFHGDLTINVGQPLCSTRPLAVPATSGAADPKPCAKGPGLLQRGPD; translated from the coding sequence ATGAACCGGGTCTCACCGGTCCCGCGGTTGATCGGGATCGGGATCGGGCTGCTGCTCGGTCTCTACTACATCGGCGTGCAGATCATCGGCTGGTCGCCGGTCGACGACGACTACGAGGTCTCGGTCGACGTACCCCGGTCGGCGGGGCTGTTCGAGGACAGCGACGTCAGCTATCGCGGCGTCCGCATCGGCAAGGTGACCTCGATGGAGGTCAGCCCCTCGGGCGTGCACCTGCGGCTGAGCCTGTCCGGCGACCAGCCCGTCCCGCAGCGCGTCGAGGCCCGCGTCCGGATGCTCTCGGCCCTGGGGGAGAGCTATGTCGACCTCGTCCCCACCACCACGGTGCCGGCCGGCTCCGGCGAGCCGCACCTCGAGGCCGGCAGCACCATCGCCACCGGCACCGTCCCCACCACCGTCAGCGAGGCCCTCGCCAGCAGCACGGCCCTGCTGCGCTCCCTCGACCCCGCGGACCTCGACACCGTGCAGACCCTGATGGCCGACGCCTTCAGCGGCCTCGCCCCCGAGCTGCGCACCCTGGTCGTCGGCGGCCAGCGGTTCATCAACGCCGTCACCGACGCCGCCCCCGGCACCCGCCAGCTCATCGTCGACGGCCTCACCGTGCTCCGCACCGGCAACGCCACCCAGGAGCAGCTGGCCACGATCGTCCGCTCCTTCGACGTCCTGGCCCAGGGCCTCGCCGACAACGACGCCGACTTCGGCCAGCTCCTCGTCGACGGCGGCGAGGCCGCCGACACCATCGAGGAGCTCGTCCGCACCCAGACCGGACCCTTCCAAGAGCTGCTCCGCGGCACCGGTGCCATCGGCACCGCACTCAGCCGCAACACCGACGCCATCGAGGTGCTCTTCGGCCTGCTGCCGCGGGTCGGCAACGACCTCAGCAAGGTCGCCCGCGACGGCGTCTTCCACGGCGACCTGACCATCAACGTCGGCCAGCCGCTGTGCAGCACCCGGCCGCTCGCCGTACCGGCGACGTCGGGGGCGGCCGACCCGAAGCCGTGCGCCAAGGGGCCCGGCCTGCTGCAGCGCGGCCCGGACTGA
- a CDS encoding ABC transporter ATP-binding protein — protein MTRGPAPTVETAAGRSVAAGLEPDVDPGAVISLRGVSKAFGPMQVLDDVSFDVARGQITSVLGPSGTGKSVLLNTIIGMYPPERGQIYVDGEPIVGMRHRDLMRVRRKFGVLFQDGALFGSISLYDNIAFPLREHTDLTEAQVREVVHTKADMVGLVKHLGKMPGEVSGGMKKRAGLARALALDPEIVFFDEPDSGLDPVRVAHLDELMRSVQAVTGCTFFVITHNIDSVRRTADHIGMLFRSRLVAFGPAAEVLASERPIVQQFFAGEARGPIGMDEMVDAETELGVDAGLGEPSVP, from the coding sequence GTGACACGTGGACCAGCACCCACCGTCGAGACGGCCGCAGGCCGGAGCGTTGCGGCCGGCCTCGAACCGGACGTCGATCCGGGCGCGGTGATCTCGCTGCGCGGGGTGAGCAAGGCGTTCGGGCCCATGCAGGTGCTCGACGACGTCAGCTTCGACGTGGCGCGGGGGCAGATCACCTCGGTGCTCGGGCCGTCGGGCACGGGCAAGTCGGTGCTGCTCAACACGATCATCGGGATGTACCCGCCCGAGCGGGGGCAGATCTACGTCGACGGTGAGCCGATCGTGGGGATGCGGCACCGCGACCTGATGCGGGTACGACGCAAGTTCGGTGTGCTGTTCCAGGACGGTGCGCTGTTCGGGTCGATCAGCCTCTACGACAACATCGCGTTCCCGTTGCGCGAGCACACGGACCTGACCGAGGCGCAGGTGCGCGAGGTCGTGCACACCAAGGCCGACATGGTGGGTCTGGTCAAGCACCTGGGCAAGATGCCCGGTGAGGTCTCGGGCGGGATGAAGAAGCGCGCCGGGCTGGCCCGGGCGTTGGCGCTGGACCCGGAGATCGTGTTCTTCGACGAGCCCGACTCGGGGCTCGACCCGGTGCGGGTGGCTCACCTGGACGAGCTGATGCGGTCGGTGCAGGCCGTCACGGGGTGCACGTTCTTCGTGATCACCCACAACATCGACTCCGTACGGCGTACGGCTGATCACATCGGGATGCTGTTCCGCTCCCGGCTGGTCGCCTTCGGACCCGCGGCCGAGGTGCTCGCCAGCGAGCGGCCGATCGTGCAGCAGTTCTTCGCCGGCGAGGCCCGTGGCCCCATCGGCATGGACGAGATGGTCGATGCCGAGACCGAGCTGGGCGTCGACGCCGGTCTCGGCGAGCCGTCCGTCCCCTGA
- a CDS encoding alpha/beta hydrolase encodes MNADRTVDRRRLLKLAGGAAAVTALSPLNPLGPLGSPAPASAAGNGFGLTITDQAVFGRMNYFRFATSEIGWQPGVNVLLPDDYYTTSWRRYPVLYLLHGGLQDFRKFDMEDDIRGLTAGRRLIVVMPDGGGAGWYSNPVSSFSGPRNWESFHMNQVIPWVDANFRTYAEYDGRAVSGFSMGGFGALKYTAKYYGHFASVSAHSGPASLRRDAGLVVHWANTSSAAVELAGGTVYGAPFWNEGRVSADNPVERLNSYLNKRIFLVCGLDEDINETPVRAGQREFRGLLASRGIPHEWHELPGGHFVRRDMLQRDIDGVIARLKKA; translated from the coding sequence ATGAACGCCGACCGGACCGTTGACCGTCGTCGCCTGCTCAAGCTCGCCGGAGGCGCGGCGGCCGTGACCGCACTGAGCCCGCTCAACCCGCTGGGCCCCCTCGGCTCGCCCGCACCGGCGAGTGCTGCCGGCAACGGCTTCGGCCTCACCATCACCGACCAGGCCGTGTTCGGCCGGATGAACTACTTCCGGTTCGCGACCAGCGAGATCGGCTGGCAGCCGGGTGTCAACGTGCTCCTGCCCGACGACTACTACACGACCAGCTGGCGTCGCTATCCCGTGCTCTACCTGCTCCACGGCGGCCTCCAGGACTTCCGCAAGTTCGACATGGAGGACGACATCCGCGGCCTGACCGCGGGACGTCGCCTGATCGTGGTGATGCCGGACGGCGGCGGTGCCGGCTGGTACAGCAACCCGGTCTCGTCGTTCAGCGGACCGCGCAACTGGGAGAGCTTCCACATGAACCAGGTCATCCCCTGGGTGGACGCGAACTTCCGCACCTACGCCGAGTACGACGGCCGCGCCGTGTCGGGCTTCTCGATGGGCGGCTTCGGCGCGCTGAAGTACACCGCGAAGTACTACGGGCACTTCGCCTCGGTCAGCGCCCACTCGGGCCCCGCGAGCCTGCGCCGCGACGCCGGCCTCGTCGTCCACTGGGCCAACACCAGCTCGGCGGCCGTCGAGCTCGCCGGAGGCACCGTCTACGGCGCCCCGTTCTGGAACGAGGGCCGGGTCAGCGCCGACAACCCGGTCGAGCGGCTCAACAGCTACCTCAACAAGCGCATCTTCCTCGTCTGCGGTCTCGACGAGGACATCAACGAGACGCCCGTCCGCGCCGGCCAGCGGGAGTTCCGCGGCCTGCTCGCCTCGCGCGGTATCCCGCACGAGTGGCACGAGCTGCCGGGCGGGCACTTCGTCCGCCGCGACATGCTCCAGCGCGACATCGACGGCGTCATCGCCCGCCTGAAGAAGGCCTGA
- a CDS encoding MCE family protein, producing MARTTRTTRLLPIAVLASTTALTLTLTLAVSGCSLSLQDMPKPGGLDEKTYSVTASFDDVLNLPANAEIRDGARVVGEVGAMEVDGYRAEVELRFLDGVEVPSGTTVEVRFDNPLGDQFVEIHRPPEGQGGPPLRDGDTLAAEDTAAAPTVEDTLGAFATVLTGGGVGDLHTISRELNAVFSGNEPQVRQLLGRLEKSAELLAGGLGPIDQALDEVARLSRQLDDGSDVLVDGIKEISPALGVLADLNDDFSELLRGLDGLADAGNRIIDRSGRQTVRALKRLVPVVRQIVESRELITPMIRNVRVLADQVPEVTKYGYARTSVAAQLAFSSAPSTASGTVTSGRPAAHPAATSLMTALGPLESRRQP from the coding sequence ATGGCCAGGACAACCAGGACCACGCGGCTGCTGCCGATCGCCGTGCTCGCCTCGACCACCGCACTGACGCTGACACTGACGCTGGCCGTGAGCGGCTGCTCGCTCAGCCTCCAGGACATGCCGAAGCCCGGCGGTCTCGACGAGAAGACCTACAGCGTCACGGCGTCCTTCGACGACGTCCTCAACCTGCCCGCCAACGCCGAGATCCGCGACGGCGCCCGGGTCGTGGGCGAGGTCGGCGCGATGGAGGTCGACGGCTACCGCGCCGAGGTCGAGCTGCGCTTCCTCGACGGCGTCGAGGTCCCGAGCGGGACGACGGTCGAGGTGCGCTTCGACAACCCCCTCGGGGACCAGTTCGTCGAGATCCACCGCCCACCCGAGGGCCAAGGCGGGCCCCCGCTGCGCGACGGCGACACCCTCGCCGCCGAGGACACCGCCGCGGCGCCGACCGTCGAGGACACCCTGGGCGCCTTCGCGACCGTCCTCACCGGCGGCGGCGTCGGCGACCTGCACACCATCTCCCGCGAGCTCAACGCGGTCTTCTCGGGCAACGAGCCGCAGGTACGCCAGCTCCTCGGCCGTCTGGAGAAGTCCGCCGAGCTGTTGGCCGGCGGGCTCGGCCCGATCGACCAGGCGCTCGACGAGGTCGCGCGCCTGTCCCGGCAGCTCGACGACGGCAGCGACGTCCTGGTCGACGGGATCAAGGAGATCTCACCGGCACTCGGCGTGCTCGCGGACCTCAACGACGACTTCAGTGAGCTGCTCCGGGGCCTCGACGGCCTGGCCGACGCGGGCAACCGGATCATCGACCGCAGCGGCCGGCAGACCGTGCGTGCGCTGAAGCGGCTGGTGCCCGTCGTACGGCAGATCGTGGAGTCGCGCGAGCTGATCACGCCGATGATCCGCAACGTGCGGGTCCTGGCCGACCAGGTGCCCGAGGTGACCAAGTACGGCTACGCCCGGACGTCGGTCGCGGCCCAGCTCGCCTTCAGCTCGGCGCCGTCGACCGCCAGCGGCACGGTCACCTCCGGCCGCCCGGCCGCCCACCCTGCCGCAACGTCGCTGATGACCGCGCTGGGCCCGCTCGAGTCGAGGAGGCAGCCATGA
- a CDS encoding MlaE family ABC transporter permease, translated as MRAGPVPALGESARGFGGMVAMFVDSCAVTVRALVRRRFSWWEFVLQTRFLASVSLLPTILIAIPFGLVLVLTVGGLTSQVGAASLVGGVNSVGTVRQAAPIISGIVLAGAGGSAICADLGSRAIRSEIAAMRVMAVDPLERLVAPRILATMLVSVLLNGVVAFVGIISGYLSAVYLLNSTAGGFLQSFSAFAQPADLIESTVKAALFGLVAALVASYQGLNAQHGPAGVGDAVNRSVVLTGVLLFVINLVVSQVFLLAAPPRVG; from the coding sequence GTGAGGGCCGGGCCGGTCCCGGCGCTGGGGGAGAGCGCGCGCGGGTTCGGCGGCATGGTCGCCATGTTCGTCGACTCGTGCGCGGTCACCGTCCGCGCGCTCGTACGACGACGCTTCTCGTGGTGGGAATTCGTGCTCCAGACGCGGTTCCTGGCCTCGGTCTCGCTGTTGCCGACCATCCTCATCGCGATCCCGTTCGGCCTGGTCCTGGTGCTCACGGTGGGCGGACTGACCAGCCAGGTCGGTGCCGCGTCGCTCGTCGGCGGCGTCAACTCGGTCGGCACCGTGCGCCAGGCCGCGCCGATCATCAGCGGCATCGTGCTGGCGGGCGCTGGGGGCTCCGCGATCTGCGCGGACCTCGGCTCGCGTGCCATCCGCAGCGAGATCGCGGCGATGCGGGTGATGGCGGTCGATCCGCTGGAGCGCCTCGTCGCGCCGCGGATCCTGGCCACGATGCTGGTCAGCGTCCTGCTCAACGGGGTGGTCGCGTTCGTCGGGATCATCAGCGGCTACCTGTCTGCGGTCTACCTGCTCAACAGCACCGCGGGTGGTTTCCTCCAGTCCTTCAGCGCGTTCGCGCAGCCGGCTGACCTGATCGAGTCGACGGTCAAGGCGGCGTTGTTCGGGCTGGTCGCGGCGCTCGTGGCGTCGTACCAGGGGCTCAACGCGCAGCACGGTCCGGCCGGCGTCGGCGACGCGGTCAACCGGTCCGTCGTACTGACCGGCGTGCTGCTGTTCGTCATCAACCTCGTGGTGAGCCAGGTCTTCCTGCTGGCCGCGCCACCGAGGGTGGGGTGA
- a CDS encoding MCE family protein, translated as MTSARPPRSGRLLLSVAVFVAVSLLLTVFVVISVLDLGRRNGEEYHARLDDAAGLRSGDDVTVAGLEVGKVTGVELRGDDVEVTFVVSGDHAVHTNTRTAVRYANLIGTRYLALLPPDGPPADRLRAGGTLPARQSLPTVDLTAVFDGFQPLFDALDPEQVNQLTASIVAIFQGESGTVANLVDQVGTITTHLAGRKEVISTVITSLADLLTSVNEQGDALSSMIDDFGSVVGNLSDQRAVLASTIDGLARFGEDAAALTRESTDAINADIDGVADASAVLNESSDAIIDLMRDVPDTVDALNRIMDSGSFVKVYLCNLDLRATGRLNLSLVPGLAAPQDPAGLQLPSGQVGDPARAGKVCR; from the coding sequence GTGACGAGCGCCCGCCCGCCCCGCTCCGGACGCCTGCTGCTGTCGGTGGCCGTGTTCGTCGCGGTCTCCCTGCTGCTGACGGTCTTCGTGGTCATCTCCGTGCTCGACCTCGGCCGGCGCAACGGCGAGGAGTACCACGCCCGGCTCGACGACGCCGCCGGCCTGCGCTCGGGCGACGACGTCACCGTCGCCGGGCTCGAGGTCGGCAAGGTGACGGGCGTCGAGCTGCGCGGGGACGACGTCGAGGTCACCTTCGTCGTGAGCGGCGACCACGCCGTCCACACCAACACCCGCACGGCCGTCCGGTACGCCAACCTGATCGGCACCCGCTACCTGGCGCTGCTGCCGCCGGACGGCCCGCCCGCCGACCGGCTCCGGGCCGGCGGGACGCTGCCCGCCCGGCAGAGCCTGCCCACGGTCGACCTGACCGCGGTCTTCGACGGCTTCCAGCCGCTCTTCGACGCGCTCGACCCCGAGCAGGTCAACCAGCTCACGGCGTCGATCGTCGCGATCTTCCAGGGGGAGTCGGGGACCGTGGCCAACCTCGTCGACCAGGTCGGCACCATCACCACGCACCTCGCCGGTCGCAAGGAGGTCATCTCCACGGTGATCACGAGCCTCGCCGACCTGCTCACCAGCGTCAACGAGCAGGGCGACGCGCTGAGCAGCATGATCGACGACTTCGGCTCGGTGGTGGGCAACCTCAGCGACCAGCGCGCGGTGCTCGCCTCGACCATCGACGGCCTGGCCCGCTTCGGCGAGGACGCCGCCGCGCTGACCCGGGAGTCGACCGACGCGATCAACGCCGACATCGACGGCGTCGCAGACGCCTCCGCGGTGCTGAACGAGAGCTCCGACGCGATCATCGACCTGATGCGGGACGTCCCCGACACCGTCGACGCCCTCAACCGGATCATGGACTCCGGCTCGTTCGTCAAGGTCTACCTCTGCAACCTCGACCTGCGCGCCACGGGCCGGCTCAATCTCTCCCTCGTGCCGGGGCTCGCCGCGCCGCAGGACCCGGCCGGTCTCCAGCTGCCCTCGGGGCAGGTCGGCGACCCCGCCCGCGCCGGAAAGGTCTGCCGATGA
- a CDS encoding MCE family protein → MNLRDFDLDDWRVSDRDPLKVAVIAAAVLLVLVLLGLNLTRLPFVNSKDDHAAYLTSASGLTGGETVQVRGVRVGKVTGIVLEDDRVRVDFEVDSDVGLGELTSARVKVLNPLGSQFLELDPAGPGELDEPIPVERTFASRTLVNELGRVSGQLDQTDIPQLQKALDTVTATLTGTSADAVERALTGLNDFAGNLAEDADKISELVASGSELIKIINERRDVIVNIVSQGDALTAVLRERRQAISRLVRGTADLSAQLAGILAVNRDKLGPMLHNLEKISKALATENESLGQAIPAMEQLSTNIARVTGTGRFVDIVVPNGLIPDAVIQECADAGAFPAPNDPRVGCRP, encoded by the coding sequence ATGAACCTGCGCGACTTCGACCTCGACGACTGGCGGGTCTCCGACCGCGATCCGCTCAAGGTGGCGGTGATCGCCGCCGCGGTGCTGCTGGTGCTCGTCCTGCTCGGCCTCAACCTGACCCGGCTGCCGTTCGTCAACAGCAAGGACGACCACGCGGCGTACCTGACGAGTGCGTCGGGGCTGACCGGAGGCGAGACCGTGCAGGTACGCGGTGTCCGGGTCGGCAAGGTGACCGGCATCGTCTTGGAGGACGACCGGGTACGGGTCGACTTCGAGGTGGACAGCGACGTCGGCCTCGGCGAGCTGACCTCGGCCCGGGTCAAGGTGCTCAACCCGCTCGGCTCGCAGTTCCTCGAGCTCGACCCGGCCGGTCCGGGCGAGCTGGACGAGCCCATCCCGGTGGAGCGCACCTTCGCCAGCCGCACCCTCGTCAACGAGCTGGGCCGGGTCTCCGGGCAGCTCGACCAGACCGACATCCCCCAGCTGCAGAAGGCCTTGGACACCGTCACCGCCACCCTCACCGGTACGTCGGCCGACGCCGTCGAGCGTGCCCTCACCGGCCTCAACGACTTCGCCGGCAACCTCGCCGAGGACGCCGACAAGATCTCCGAGCTCGTCGCCTCGGGCAGCGAGCTGATCAAGATCATCAACGAGCGCCGCGACGTCATCGTCAACATCGTCAGCCAGGGCGACGCCCTCACCGCGGTGCTCCGTGAGCGGCGCCAGGCGATCAGCCGGCTCGTGCGCGGGACCGCGGACCTCAGCGCGCAGCTCGCCGGAATCCTGGCCGTCAACCGCGACAAGCTCGGCCCGATGCTGCACAACCTCGAGAAGATCTCGAAGGCGCTGGCCACCGAGAACGAGAGCCTCGGCCAGGCGATCCCGGCGATGGAGCAGCTGAGCACCAACATCGCGCGCGTCACCGGGACCGGGCGGTTCGTCGACATCGTCGTGCCCAACGGGCTGATCCCCGACGCCGTCATCCAGGAGTGCGCCGACGCCGGTGCCTTCCCAGCGCCCAACGACCCGAGAGTGGGGTGCCGGCCATGA
- a CDS encoding MCE family protein, with translation MSRLRRMPRVIALLGALLVVVAALVVWRASAGPGTYRVTATFAEAPGVYVGNSVKILGVPVGRVTRVDPGAAGVEVELEVTADHRLPADVSAFLMAPNAVNDRFIELAPAYDGSGPRLGDGDRIAVDRTVVPQSVDQIIDNLDEFSRLLGPEGANADGSLSRVLGALAERLGGKGTTVHELVDNLGTTLDAVASDPEAVTSGLTDLGELSTAAAGVSTTYRDLAENLASVSGVLAGDAPQVTAVLTNLQDLLAELNTFVQENKDQLAGTITSLSGVAGEVGKQQKALTRLLRNLPLATSNVGNAIVDTKDGKAIRARFDPVAGAPVRAQICGDGLLRMMAVALTPDLSDREVLDLACGTDRWLDELRKPKGTPDAAAWTRRALEGLGG, from the coding sequence ATGAGCCGCCTGCGCCGAATGCCCCGCGTGATCGCCCTGCTCGGGGCCCTGCTCGTGGTCGTCGCCGCCCTCGTGGTGTGGCGGGCGAGCGCCGGGCCGGGCACCTACCGGGTGACCGCGACGTTCGCCGAGGCGCCGGGCGTCTACGTCGGCAACTCCGTCAAGATCCTGGGCGTCCCGGTGGGCCGGGTGACCCGGGTCGATCCCGGGGCCGCGGGTGTCGAGGTGGAGCTCGAGGTCACCGCCGACCACCGGCTCCCGGCCGACGTGAGTGCCTTCCTGATGGCACCGAACGCGGTCAACGACCGGTTCATCGAGCTCGCCCCGGCGTACGACGGCTCGGGCCCGCGCCTCGGCGACGGCGACCGGATCGCGGTCGACCGGACCGTCGTACCGCAGTCGGTGGACCAGATCATCGACAACCTCGACGAGTTCTCCCGGCTGCTCGGGCCCGAGGGCGCCAACGCCGACGGCTCGCTCTCGCGGGTGCTCGGCGCGCTGGCCGAGCGCCTCGGCGGCAAGGGCACGACCGTGCACGAGCTCGTCGACAACCTCGGGACGACGCTCGACGCCGTCGCGAGCGACCCCGAGGCGGTGACCTCCGGGCTGACCGACCTCGGCGAGCTGAGCACCGCGGCGGCCGGCGTCAGCACGACGTACCGCGACCTGGCGGAGAACCTGGCCTCGGTCAGCGGCGTCCTCGCCGGCGACGCGCCGCAGGTCACCGCGGTGCTGACCAACCTGCAGGACCTGCTGGCCGAGCTCAACACCTTCGTGCAGGAGAACAAGGACCAGCTCGCCGGCACCATCACCAGCCTGTCCGGTGTCGCCGGCGAGGTCGGCAAGCAGCAGAAGGCGCTGACCCGCCTGCTGCGCAACCTGCCGCTGGCGACGTCCAACGTGGGCAACGCGATCGTGGACACCAAGGACGGCAAGGCGATCCGGGCCCGGTTCGACCCGGTCGCCGGAGCCCCCGTCCGCGCGCAGATCTGCGGTGACGGACTGCTGCGGATGATGGCCGTCGCGCTGACCCCGGACCTCTCCGACCGCGAGGTGCTCGACCTCGCCTGCGGCACCGACCGCTGGCTCGACGAGCTGCGCAAGCCGAAGGGCACCCCGGACGCGGCCGCCTGGACCCGGCGGGCGCTCGAAGGGCTGGGTGGCTGA